The Pseudanabaena galeata CCNP1313 genome includes a region encoding these proteins:
- the ruvA gene encoding Holliday junction branch migration protein RuvA, which produces MIGFLRGAIAACKASDSSRKNTPSYWLTLDVQGVGYDIQITASTANKLPLVGEETQIFTHLIVREDQMTLFGFPTLAERELFRQLISVSGIGTQVGLALLNSLGIQDLVKAIVSGNTRVLSLTPGVGTKTAERLALELKTKLADGRLAQVGATRSLGNTLSVALQEELEMTLLALGYTPAEISNALNEIASLPILAKTQDIEAWIKEAIAWLSR; this is translated from the coding sequence ATGATTGGTTTCCTGCGTGGTGCGATCGCGGCTTGTAAAGCATCGGATAGTTCTCGAAAAAATACGCCTTCCTATTGGCTCACCCTTGATGTTCAAGGTGTAGGTTACGATATCCAAATCACGGCTAGCACTGCGAATAAGTTGCCACTCGTGGGAGAAGAGACGCAAATATTTACGCATCTCATCGTCCGTGAAGATCAAATGACTTTGTTTGGTTTTCCTACTCTCGCCGAGCGTGAGCTATTTCGCCAACTAATCAGCGTTTCAGGTATTGGCACTCAAGTTGGTTTGGCTTTGTTAAACAGTTTAGGAATTCAAGATCTCGTTAAGGCGATCGTTTCAGGCAATACAAGAGTATTAAGTTTAACCCCCGGAGTCGGCACAAAAACGGCTGAGAGACTTGCCCTAGAACTCAAAACCAAACTTGCTGACGGTCGCTTAGCGCAAGTTGGGGCAACGCGATCGCTAGGTAATACTTTAAGTGTGGCTCTACAGGAAGAGTTAGAAATGACTTTGTTAGCGCTAGGTTATACACCCGCCGAAATTAGCAATGCCCTCAATGAGATCGCCAGTTTACCGATTCTTGCCAAAACTCAAGATATCGAAGCTTGGATTAAAGAGGCGATCGCGTGGCTTTCTCGATAG
- a CDS encoding dienelactone hydrolase family protein — translation MSKLTRREFIAVTSLTAGFAIAVQPISAKVITTDNKGLVAGEVKIPVKDGTIPAYRARPTLGKDFPVILVIQEIFGVHAYIQDVCRRLAKLGYLAIAPEMFYRQGDVSKLTDITEIRKVVSQVPDSQVMSDLDATAAWAVTSAKGDPQKLGITGFCWGGRITWLYSAHNPQVKAGVAWYGRLVGESTILTPKHPIDIAMNLQGAVLGLYGGKDTSIPLDTVEKMREKLKGCSNNSEIVVYPDAPHAFHADYRPSYRQVEAEDGWKRLQDWFKKNGLV, via the coding sequence ATGTCAAAACTTACCAGACGCGAATTCATCGCAGTTACTAGCCTCACGGCGGGCTTTGCGATCGCCGTGCAGCCAATTTCCGCGAAAGTAATTACCACTGACAACAAGGGGCTCGTCGCAGGTGAAGTCAAAATCCCTGTCAAAGATGGCACGATCCCTGCCTATAGAGCTAGACCAACTTTGGGCAAAGATTTTCCTGTGATCTTAGTTATTCAAGAAATCTTTGGAGTTCATGCTTATATCCAAGATGTATGCCGTCGCCTTGCTAAATTAGGTTATCTAGCGATCGCCCCTGAAATGTTTTACCGACAGGGGGATGTGTCTAAGTTGACAGATATTACTGAGATTCGCAAAGTAGTTAGTCAAGTCCCTGACTCACAAGTTATGTCCGATCTTGATGCCACCGCAGCATGGGCAGTTACATCGGCGAAGGGAGATCCCCAAAAGTTGGGGATTACAGGTTTTTGTTGGGGCGGTAGGATTACTTGGTTATACTCTGCTCACAATCCCCAAGTTAAGGCAGGTGTGGCTTGGTATGGGCGACTGGTTGGTGAATCAACAATACTTACGCCAAAGCATCCCATTGATATCGCCATGAATTTACAAGGAGCAGTTCTGGGGTTATACGGTGGTAAAGATACGAGCATTCCTCTGGATACGGTTGAGAAAATGCGCGAAAAGCTCAAGGGTTGCAGTAACAATTCCGAGATCGTAGTTTATCCCGATGCACCTCACGCTTTCCATGCTGATTATCGTCCTTCCTATCGTCAAGTCGAAGCAGAAGATGGCTGGAAGCGTCTACAGGATTGGTTTAAGAAGAATGGACTTGTCTAG
- the gpmI gene encoding 2,3-bisphosphoglycerate-independent phosphoglycerate mutase, whose amino-acid sequence MQTGSVSPLVLIILDGWGYRKETEGNAITAANTPVMDSLWSTYPKTLLQASGKDVGLPKGQMGNSEVGHLNIGAGRVVPQELVRISDAVDDGSLLSNSVLVQVCEKVKANHSKLHLIGLCSDGGVHSHIEHLLGLLDLAKSQGIENVCIHVITDGRDTLPHSGINFIRLLQAHIKKIGVGRIVTISGRYFVMDRDKRWDRVQKAYEVLTNDQITTELTEPTDLLESAYKDKITDEFLPPTRVAHGAIASGDGVICFNFRPDRSREITQALVAENFTGFEREPIEHLAYATFTQYDSSLPVPVAFLPQNLTNLLGPVVAQHGLKQLRLAETEKYAHVTYFFDGGLEEASEGDDRVLVNSPRVSTYDQEPAMSATEVTRIAAEAIAKRIYSLIVINYANPDMVGHTGNFEATVKALEHVDRCLGKLLSSIANAGGTALITADHGNAEYMCDEHGNPWTAHSSNPVPFILVEGEGRKIYGHGADVRLKQTGGRLADIAPTILEILQVPQPEEMTGVSLLEKAIYEIKATKTPVKIGK is encoded by the coding sequence ATGCAAACGGGGTCTGTTTCTCCACTGGTTCTGATCATTTTGGACGGCTGGGGATATAGGAAAGAAACCGAGGGCAATGCGATCACCGCAGCAAATACTCCCGTCATGGATAGTCTGTGGAGTACTTACCCCAAAACTCTCCTCCAAGCCTCTGGCAAAGATGTTGGCTTACCAAAAGGTCAAATGGGCAACTCTGAAGTTGGACATTTAAATATTGGTGCAGGTCGAGTTGTCCCCCAAGAGTTAGTAAGAATTTCTGATGCCGTCGATGATGGCTCGTTATTATCAAATTCTGTATTAGTACAAGTTTGTGAAAAGGTTAAAGCTAACCATAGCAAATTGCATCTGATCGGGCTTTGCTCTGATGGTGGTGTACATTCACATATTGAACATCTCTTAGGGCTACTGGATTTAGCTAAGTCCCAAGGCATTGAAAATGTCTGCATTCATGTGATTACCGATGGTCGCGACACCTTGCCCCATTCAGGGATCAACTTTATTCGGCTTTTACAAGCACACATTAAAAAAATTGGTGTTGGACGCATTGTCACGATCAGTGGGCGTTATTTCGTCATGGATCGTGACAAGCGCTGGGATCGTGTCCAAAAGGCTTATGAAGTCTTGACCAATGATCAAATTACAACTGAGCTAACTGAGCCAACAGACTTATTGGAATCCGCCTACAAAGACAAAATTACCGACGAATTTTTGCCGCCTACACGCGTAGCCCATGGGGCGATCGCCTCAGGTGACGGTGTAATTTGCTTTAACTTCCGTCCCGATCGTTCCCGCGAGATCACTCAAGCTCTTGTTGCCGAAAACTTTACAGGGTTTGAACGCGAACCTATTGAGCATCTCGCCTATGCCACTTTTACCCAGTACGACAGCTCTTTACCTGTGCCTGTTGCCTTCCTGCCCCAAAACTTAACTAATCTACTGGGGCCAGTTGTCGCTCAACATGGACTAAAACAGTTACGCCTCGCCGAAACTGAGAAATATGCCCATGTTACCTATTTCTTTGATGGTGGCTTGGAAGAAGCTAGTGAAGGCGATGATCGGGTATTGGTCAACAGTCCGCGAGTGTCTACCTATGATCAAGAGCCAGCCATGTCGGCTACCGAGGTAACCCGCATCGCTGCGGAGGCGATCGCGAAGAGGATTTACTCACTAATTGTGATTAACTATGCTAACCCCGACATGGTTGGTCATACTGGCAACTTTGAAGCAACAGTTAAGGCTCTCGAACATGTGGATCGATGTTTGGGCAAACTACTGTCTAGCATTGCGAATGCTGGCGGTACAGCTTTAATCACCGCCGATCATGGTAATGCTGAATATATGTGTGATGAGCATGGCAACCCTTGGACGGCTCATTCCAGCAATCCTGTCCCATTTATTTTGGTAGAGGGTGAAGGTCGCAAGATCTATGGTCATGGTGCTGATGTAAGACTCAAGCAGACTGGCGGTCGTCTCGCAGACATAGCACCAACGATTTTAGAAATTTTGCAAGTTCCCCAACCAGAAGAAATGACAGGAGTCTCTTTGCTAGAAAAAGCAATTTATGAGATCAAAGCCACTAAAACCCCAGTCAAAATTGGCAAATAG